A single region of the Arthrobacter sp. PAMC25564 genome encodes:
- a CDS encoding WecB/TagA/CpsF family glycosyltransferase, translated as MEELGSSRVILGGTPVDLMDPEPALELILARAARGGIPPLAVASVNLDHLNHFGTGGRWAGTLHADPASAVEWLYLLDGAPLVAQSQRLTGRRWPRLAGSDLASPLLARAEELGLRVGFLGGSEDNQRLLADKIAAEHPRLHVAGMWSPDRKELASIPDSERIARDIAGSGAQILYVGLGKPRQELWIDQYGSLTGAAVLLAFGAAVDFLAGRVRRAPRWVSEHGLEWSYRLALEPRRLAGRYLIGGPPAYLKLRTDSCTVPPALTASVPHAAPAPRTPARFTGPDGLADAAVVVVTYNSSRDIGALLESLREETADLTLRVLVADNSSRDGTLGLVRRGHPDVIAFSTGGNLGYSAGINAALRRAGDSATVVVLNPDLRVQRGSLKTMLQRLRASRAGAVVPRLIDPDGGTSPTLHREPSLTRAVGDAFLGRRAGSRPGWLATTDFNPEGYDHPHPVQWATGAALMVRRSLADSVPWDESYFLYSEETDFFRRLRMLDETVWYEPAATMTHKGGGSGASTELNALMAINRTRYIRKYHSAAYAAVFHTVQILSEVLRCWKPDRQGVLWTMLSEDRWADLPGPTRDADASEFPAGSVIIPAHNESGVIARTLAPLAQLAAAGRLEVFVVCNGCTDDTAEIARRFEGVTVLESPRPSKTAALNAGDAAATRWPRLYLDADAQISPGTVRDVLNALSEGTLLAARPAARVDLQDAHPLIHAYYGTRLRLPSARSGLWAGGVYGVSERGHQRFGEFPDVIADDLFVDRLFAASEKAVLDVEPVVIRPPRTPRDQLAVLHRVYRGNAEQNGREGQHSTARHTLAEVVRSIRGPLSAANAAVYLGFAVAGRRGAARPGGWERDNSSRGDS; from the coding sequence ATGGAAGAGCTGGGCAGCAGCAGGGTGATCCTGGGCGGCACGCCGGTGGATCTCATGGACCCTGAACCGGCGTTGGAGCTGATCCTCGCGCGTGCAGCCCGTGGTGGTATTCCGCCGCTGGCTGTCGCCTCGGTGAATCTTGACCATCTCAACCATTTCGGCACCGGCGGCCGCTGGGCCGGCACCCTGCACGCGGATCCTGCCAGCGCCGTGGAGTGGCTGTACCTGCTGGACGGAGCGCCACTGGTGGCGCAGTCACAACGGCTCACCGGGCGCCGCTGGCCGCGGCTGGCCGGGAGCGATCTGGCGTCCCCCCTGTTGGCCCGGGCTGAGGAACTCGGCCTGAGGGTGGGATTCCTCGGCGGTTCGGAGGACAACCAGCGGCTGCTGGCGGACAAGATTGCGGCGGAACATCCGCGGCTCCACGTGGCCGGGATGTGGTCTCCGGACCGGAAGGAACTGGCCTCCATCCCGGACTCGGAACGGATCGCCCGGGACATAGCCGGCTCCGGAGCGCAGATCCTGTATGTGGGACTCGGCAAACCCCGCCAGGAGCTCTGGATCGACCAGTACGGAAGCCTCACCGGTGCTGCCGTGCTGCTGGCCTTCGGCGCGGCCGTGGACTTCCTTGCCGGCCGCGTCCGGCGCGCACCCCGGTGGGTGAGCGAGCACGGCCTGGAATGGAGCTACCGGCTGGCCCTGGAGCCACGGCGGCTGGCCGGCCGCTACCTGATCGGTGGACCGCCGGCATATCTGAAGCTGCGGACCGACTCGTGCACCGTGCCCCCGGCCCTAACGGCTTCGGTGCCGCACGCTGCACCCGCCCCCCGGACCCCGGCCCGCTTTACCGGGCCGGACGGCTTGGCGGACGCTGCCGTCGTCGTCGTCACCTACAACAGTTCACGGGACATCGGTGCACTGCTCGAAAGCCTGCGGGAGGAAACAGCGGATCTGACCCTGCGGGTGCTCGTGGCGGACAATTCCTCCAGGGACGGAACCCTGGGGCTGGTGCGCCGCGGACACCCCGACGTCATCGCGTTCTCCACCGGGGGCAATCTTGGCTATTCGGCGGGAATCAATGCTGCCCTGCGGAGAGCCGGTGATTCCGCCACGGTGGTGGTGCTCAACCCGGACCTCAGGGTCCAACGGGGCAGCCTGAAGACCATGCTGCAGCGGCTGCGTGCTTCCCGGGCGGGGGCCGTCGTCCCGCGGTTGATCGACCCGGACGGCGGCACCAGTCCGACGCTGCACCGGGAACCGAGCCTCACGCGCGCCGTCGGTGACGCGTTTCTGGGCCGCCGGGCGGGCAGCCGGCCCGGCTGGCTCGCCACCACCGATTTCAACCCGGAAGGCTACGACCACCCGCACCCGGTCCAGTGGGCGACCGGCGCCGCGCTGATGGTCCGGCGCTCCCTGGCCGACTCAGTGCCGTGGGACGAGTCGTACTTCCTTTACTCGGAAGAGACAGATTTCTTCCGCCGCCTGCGGATGCTGGACGAAACGGTCTGGTACGAGCCTGCGGCCACCATGACCCATAAGGGCGGCGGATCCGGCGCGTCAACGGAACTGAACGCACTGATGGCCATTAATCGGACCCGCTACATCCGCAAGTACCACTCGGCAGCGTACGCGGCCGTGTTCCACACCGTCCAGATCCTGTCCGAAGTGCTGCGGTGCTGGAAGCCGGACCGTCAGGGTGTGCTGTGGACCATGCTCTCCGAAGATCGCTGGGCTGACCTTCCCGGCCCCACCAGGGACGCTGACGCTTCGGAATTCCCTGCGGGCTCGGTGATCATCCCGGCGCACAATGAGTCAGGGGTGATTGCCAGGACGTTGGCTCCTTTGGCCCAGTTGGCGGCTGCCGGCAGGCTGGAAGTGTTCGTGGTCTGCAACGGTTGCACCGATGACACCGCCGAGATCGCCCGCCGCTTCGAAGGCGTGACGGTCCTGGAATCGCCGCGGCCCTCCAAGACCGCGGCCCTGAACGCGGGCGACGCTGCCGCCACCCGGTGGCCGAGGCTCTACCTCGACGCGGATGCACAGATAAGCCCCGGCACGGTGCGGGACGTCCTGAACGCACTGTCGGAGGGCACGCTCCTGGCGGCACGTCCGGCGGCGCGGGTGGACCTCCAGGACGCCCATCCGTTAATCCACGCCTACTACGGCACGCGCCTGCGGTTGCCGTCTGCGCGCAGCGGGCTCTGGGCGGGCGGCGTGTATGGCGTGTCCGAGCGGGGCCACCAGCGGTTCGGGGAGTTCCCGGACGTGATTGCCGATGACCTGTTCGTGGACCGCCTGTTTGCGGCTTCGGAAAAGGCGGTCCTGGATGTCGAGCCCGTCGTGATCCGGCCTCCCCGGACACCCCGTGACCAGCTGGCGGTGCTGCATCGGGTCTACCGCGGCAACGCCGAGCAGAACGGCCGTGAGGGCCAGCACAGTACCGCCCGGCACACCTTGGCGGAGGTGGTCAGATCCATCCGGGGACCGCTCTCGGCAGCCAATGCCGCCGTCTATTTGGGATTTGCGGTTGCCGGCCGCCGGGGTGCGGCGCGGCCGGGCGGCTGGGAACGTGACAACAGCAGCCGCGGGGATTCCTAG
- a CDS encoding FUSC family protein: MKMPSEMFTMAPSRNDHQVALRCAVGVFVPLITLLLLDRLDLAVFASFGAFTGIYGRNEPHAKRFVIQLRGGLLMVLVMLLATLTARTGEAFALTASNTTWIQVLATTVVAGGCSLIIAWWRLRPAGSLFHIFAFAAIASIPDQPPLWQGMLVAVLTVALSLLIGISSRVVRSHRTPWVRPQPPRLTPGEKRAARLEAVGYLIAAGLAGTLGTLAGEWLGFGHNYWAMVAAVVPLVGHTTRHRVSRGVQRIVGTALGLVLLAGILLLRPAPWQTVLVIAACQFGAEMFIARQYVLAQIFVTPLALISTLLVAPSSPVILLRDRIVETAIGAAVGIAVVLAPTLWRRLRGRQPPG, encoded by the coding sequence GTGAAGATGCCCTCCGAAATGTTCACGATGGCACCCAGCAGGAACGACCATCAGGTGGCGCTCCGGTGCGCTGTCGGCGTCTTTGTCCCCCTCATCACCCTGCTGCTGCTGGACCGGCTGGATCTGGCCGTCTTTGCCTCCTTCGGGGCCTTCACCGGGATCTACGGCCGGAACGAGCCGCACGCCAAGCGGTTCGTCATCCAGCTGCGGGGCGGCCTGCTGATGGTGCTCGTGATGCTCCTGGCCACCCTGACGGCCCGCACCGGCGAGGCCTTCGCGCTCACCGCCTCGAACACCACCTGGATCCAGGTCCTGGCCACCACCGTGGTGGCAGGGGGATGCTCCCTGATCATCGCCTGGTGGCGTCTCCGCCCGGCAGGCTCGCTCTTCCACATCTTCGCCTTCGCGGCGATCGCGTCGATCCCTGACCAGCCGCCGCTGTGGCAGGGGATGCTGGTGGCGGTGCTCACCGTCGCCTTGTCTCTGCTGATCGGAATCTCCTCCCGCGTGGTCCGGAGCCACCGGACGCCATGGGTGAGGCCGCAACCCCCGCGGCTGACTCCGGGCGAAAAGCGGGCAGCCCGGCTCGAAGCGGTCGGCTATCTCATCGCGGCCGGCCTGGCCGGAACCCTGGGGACCCTGGCTGGCGAATGGCTGGGATTCGGCCACAATTACTGGGCCATGGTGGCGGCGGTGGTCCCCCTGGTCGGGCATACCACCCGCCACCGCGTCAGCCGGGGTGTGCAACGCATCGTGGGCACGGCCCTGGGGCTCGTGCTGCTGGCCGGGATCCTGTTGCTCCGGCCCGCGCCCTGGCAGACCGTGCTGGTGATTGCCGCCTGCCAGTTCGGGGCCGAAATGTTCATTGCACGCCAATACGTCCTGGCCCAGATTTTCGTCACGCCCCTGGCCCTGATCTCGACGCTGCTGGTCGCGCCCTCCTCGCCCGTAATCCTGCTGCGGGACCGGATCGTGGAGACC
- a CDS encoding acetyltransferase yields MSELLLIAASGLAREVLATVRESGQFDVVGILDDDTAKVGSVVDGARVLGPPSDVLRYPEARAVVCIGAGRARERVVARLAGLGFPAYRFATVVDPSVRVPYCCDIGPGSILLGHVTLTAGVTLGEHVVVMPGVTLTHDDFVEDFATFAAGVSLGGGVRIGRGAYLGMNASVREGASVGAGAVIGMGAVVLADVPEDETWVGVPARAMRSGVLSRSAG; encoded by the coding sequence ATGAGTGAGCTCCTTCTCATTGCAGCCAGTGGCCTGGCCCGCGAGGTGCTGGCCACCGTCCGCGAGTCCGGCCAGTTCGACGTCGTCGGCATCCTCGACGATGACACTGCCAAGGTGGGGTCCGTGGTTGATGGCGCACGCGTCCTCGGGCCGCCCAGCGACGTGCTCCGCTACCCGGAAGCCAGGGCGGTCGTCTGCATCGGTGCCGGGCGGGCGCGTGAGCGGGTCGTCGCCAGACTCGCCGGTCTGGGCTTCCCGGCATACCGCTTTGCGACCGTTGTCGATCCTTCTGTACGGGTCCCGTACTGCTGCGACATCGGCCCGGGGAGCATCCTGCTGGGCCACGTCACCCTGACCGCGGGGGTGACGCTCGGGGAGCACGTGGTGGTGATGCCAGGCGTGACGCTCACCCATGACGATTTCGTTGAGGATTTCGCCACCTTCGCCGCCGGAGTCTCGCTGGGCGGCGGTGTCAGGATCGGGCGTGGCGCCTACCTGGGCATGAACGCCAGCGTGCGCGAAGGGGCCTCGGTGGGTGCCGGGGCGGTGATCGGCATGGGCGCGGTCGTCCTGGCCGACGTGCCCGAGGACGAGACCTGGGTCGGTGTTCCGGCGCGCGCTATGCGAAGCGGAGTCCTTAGCCGATCGGCGGGATAG
- a CDS encoding amino acid-binding protein, producing the protein MNPKAHGRTPFPAPSELSCEVCGQMPEPTKARLTLANIAVMLPIELLLHAAVVETQLPYVAKVLVLTLTATILVIWVAEPSAARMLRRWLHAPALRHRSRLVAAPALWRARTVLKDRPGSLLKITQSLARLDTNILSIHVHPVAGGVLDEFVLSAPGGLRDGELLRALRDGGGGDPHVWPTTALAMADGQTGALSLAARIAADPHELPLAVAELLHAGIVPPEAPDTRQQPPAVDGTMLRIPTAWQGPITFVRPGEPFTPAESARAHRLAELAEILAYRPVPPA; encoded by the coding sequence ATGAATCCCAAAGCCCATGGCAGAACGCCGTTCCCGGCGCCGTCCGAGTTGAGCTGTGAAGTCTGCGGCCAGATGCCCGAACCGACCAAGGCACGGCTGACCCTCGCCAACATCGCCGTGATGCTGCCGATCGAGCTGCTGCTGCATGCCGCCGTCGTGGAAACACAGCTGCCGTATGTCGCCAAGGTGCTGGTCCTCACGCTGACCGCCACAATCCTGGTCATCTGGGTGGCGGAGCCGTCAGCGGCGCGGATGCTGCGGCGCTGGCTGCACGCTCCGGCCCTGCGCCACCGCAGCCGGCTGGTGGCCGCGCCGGCCCTGTGGCGGGCCCGGACGGTGCTGAAGGACAGGCCGGGTTCGCTGCTGAAGATTACCCAATCGCTGGCCCGGCTGGACACCAACATCCTGAGCATCCACGTCCACCCGGTGGCCGGCGGGGTGCTGGACGAGTTTGTGCTCTCCGCCCCCGGCGGGCTCCGCGACGGGGAACTGCTCCGTGCCCTGCGGGACGGCGGCGGCGGGGATCCCCATGTCTGGCCCACCACCGCTCTGGCCATGGCGGACGGGCAGACCGGGGCGCTGAGCCTGGCCGCCCGGATTGCCGCCGATCCCCATGAGCTGCCGCTGGCCGTGGCGGAACTGCTGCACGCCGGGATCGTCCCCCCGGAGGCTCCGGACACCCGGCAGCAGCCTCCCGCCGTCGACGGCACCATGCTGCGGATCCCGACGGCCTGGCAGGGCCCCATCACGTTTGTCCGGCCCGGCGAACCGTTCACCCCGGCAGAATCCGCCCGCGCCCACCGGCTGGCGGAACTCGCCGAGATCCTGGCATACCGTCCCGTCCCTCCGGCCTAG
- a CDS encoding acyltransferase: MSDTKNIANTADVAETASIGAHTRIWHLAQVREDAAVGKNCNIGRGAYIGPGATVGDNCKLQNYALVYEPARLADGVFVGPAAVLTNDLYPRAITPEGSLKGSDDWEAVGVTVGKGASIGARAVCIAPVVIGEWATVAAGAVVTKDVPAYAVVVGVPARQAGWVGEAGHPLKQDDGGTWLCPATGRRYVEADGQLLPAEIS; this comes from the coding sequence ATGAGTGACACGAAGAACATTGCCAACACAGCAGACGTGGCAGAGACCGCGAGCATCGGGGCGCACACCCGGATCTGGCATCTTGCCCAGGTCCGCGAGGACGCCGCCGTGGGCAAGAACTGCAACATCGGCCGGGGCGCGTATATCGGCCCGGGGGCCACCGTCGGCGATAACTGCAAGCTGCAAAATTATGCCTTGGTTTATGAACCGGCACGCCTTGCCGACGGCGTCTTCGTCGGCCCCGCGGCCGTTCTGACCAACGACCTGTATCCGCGGGCCATCACCCCGGAGGGAAGCCTCAAAGGATCGGACGACTGGGAGGCCGTCGGGGTCACCGTGGGCAAGGGTGCCTCCATCGGAGCCCGCGCTGTCTGCATCGCACCGGTCGTCATCGGCGAATGGGCGACTGTGGCCGCCGGAGCCGTCGTCACGAAGGACGTTCCGGCCTACGCCGTCGTTGTCGGGGTCCCGGCACGGCAGGCCGGCTGGGTGGGAGAGGCCGGGCATCCGCTGAAGCAGGACGACGGCGGTACCTGGCTGTGCCCCGCCACCGGGCGGCGCTATGTCGAAGCTGACGGGCAGTTGTTGCCCGCGGAAATATCCTGA